In Streptomyces violaceusniger Tu 4113, one DNA window encodes the following:
- a CDS encoding cupin domain-containing protein, with the protein MEPDLSKYRLEGDNSMYRLPSGIVAPVVTRGGLESGSTADSGGAVRVSGVSIQHTPATRLWFGKVSNEPGYRSVTHHHGEAETGGYVLSGRARIYFGERFEDYADMEEGDWVFVPPYLPHVECNLSRTKPLTWMTTRTPENIVVNLPDVADAELRDWLDR; encoded by the coding sequence ATGGAGCCCGACCTGAGCAAGTACCGCCTCGAAGGCGACAATTCGATGTACCGGCTGCCCAGTGGCATCGTCGCCCCCGTGGTGACGCGCGGCGGCCTGGAGAGCGGAAGCACCGCAGACTCGGGCGGTGCCGTCCGCGTCTCGGGCGTGAGCATCCAGCACACCCCGGCCACCCGCCTCTGGTTCGGCAAGGTCAGCAATGAACCCGGCTACCGCTCGGTGACCCACCACCACGGCGAGGCCGAGACCGGCGGCTATGTCCTCTCCGGCCGGGCCCGCATCTACTTCGGCGAGCGGTTCGAGGACTATGCCGACATGGAGGAGGGCGACTGGGTCTTCGTGCCGCCGTATCTGCCGCACGTGGAGTGCAACCTCTCCCGCACCAAGCCGCTGACCTGGATGACCACCCGGACGCCGGAGAACATCGTGGTCAATCTGCCCGACGTCGCCGACGCCGAGCTGCGCGACTGGCTGGACCGCTGA
- a CDS encoding AMP-binding protein has translation MTLPLPLSPSAHIDTFTRDRLPPAHLWPTIEFTTPELRYPDRLNAATELIDTPTALFGPGRPALRTPAGGVCTYGELRTRANQVAQVLTEDLGLVPGQRVLLRSPNNPWTVAAWLGVLKAGGVVVTTMAALRARELTPIAERTRPSIALVDHRFTEEVRTVRDTVLPGLTVVGYGGGGPEDLVARATGKSGEFTNVDTAADDVALLGPTSGSTGTPKITMHFHRDILSSDNTFGRHTLGLVSDDLVACTAPLAFTFGLGMLVVFPLRAGACALLTESATPPQLAEIVRRHGVTVLATAPTAYRAILREGREQQLAGVRIGVSAGEHIPRTTWEELRDRIGLKVVDGIGATELLHIFISAAGDAIRPGATGQAVPGFRAAILGTDGTELGPGEPGRLGVIGPVGCRYLGGERQRDYVLEGWNITGDIFHRDEDGYFHYHARSDSMIVSSGYNIGGPEVESAIDTHPDVVESAVVARPDPERGSVVCAFVVLRDGVPGDAAKVKEIQDHVKQLLAPYKYPSDVRFQDALPRNTSGKLQRFKLLREVRQAHDDERATEAVAES, from the coding sequence GTGACTCTTCCGCTCCCCCTCTCACCCTCCGCACACATCGACACCTTCACGCGCGACCGGCTGCCGCCCGCGCACCTGTGGCCGACGATCGAGTTCACGACGCCGGAACTGCGCTATCCGGACCGGCTCAACGCGGCGACCGAGCTCATCGACACCCCCACCGCGCTGTTCGGCCCCGGCCGTCCCGCCCTGCGCACCCCGGCCGGCGGAGTGTGCACATACGGCGAACTGCGCACCCGCGCCAATCAGGTCGCCCAGGTGCTCACCGAGGACCTCGGCCTGGTGCCGGGGCAGCGCGTCCTGCTGCGCTCGCCCAACAACCCGTGGACCGTCGCGGCCTGGCTCGGCGTCCTCAAGGCCGGTGGCGTCGTGGTGACCACGATGGCCGCCCTGCGCGCCCGGGAGCTCACCCCGATCGCCGAACGCACCCGGCCGTCGATCGCCCTGGTGGACCACCGGTTCACCGAGGAGGTCCGCACGGTCCGGGACACCGTGCTGCCCGGGCTGACGGTGGTCGGGTACGGCGGTGGCGGCCCGGAGGATCTGGTGGCCAGGGCCACGGGCAAGTCCGGCGAGTTCACCAACGTGGACACCGCCGCCGACGATGTCGCGCTCCTCGGCCCCACCTCGGGATCCACCGGCACCCCCAAGATCACCATGCACTTCCACCGCGACATCCTGTCCAGCGACAACACCTTCGGCCGCCATACCCTGGGCCTGGTATCGGACGATCTGGTGGCCTGCACCGCTCCCCTGGCCTTCACCTTCGGCCTCGGCATGCTGGTCGTCTTCCCGCTGCGGGCCGGTGCCTGCGCCCTGCTGACGGAGTCCGCCACCCCTCCGCAGCTCGCGGAGATCGTGCGGCGGCACGGCGTCACCGTCCTGGCGACCGCGCCCACCGCCTACCGGGCGATCCTGCGCGAGGGGCGGGAACAGCAGCTCGCCGGGGTGCGGATCGGGGTTTCGGCGGGCGAGCACATACCCCGCACCACCTGGGAGGAGCTGCGGGATCGCATCGGCCTGAAGGTGGTCGACGGCATCGGCGCCACCGAGCTGCTGCACATCTTCATCTCCGCCGCCGGGGACGCCATCCGGCCCGGCGCCACGGGACAGGCGGTCCCCGGCTTCCGCGCCGCGATCCTCGGCACCGACGGCACGGAACTCGGCCCCGGAGAGCCGGGCAGACTCGGTGTCATCGGCCCGGTCGGCTGCCGCTACCTGGGTGGCGAACGACAGCGGGACTACGTCCTGGAGGGCTGGAACATCACCGGTGACATCTTCCACCGGGACGAGGACGGCTACTTCCACTACCACGCCCGCAGCGACAGCATGATCGTCTCCTCCGGGTACAACATCGGCGGCCCCGAGGTCGAATCCGCCATCGACACCCACCCGGACGTCGTGGAATCCGCCGTCGTGGCCCGCCCCGACCCGGAGCGCGGCTCGGTCGTATGCGCCTTCGTGGTGCTGCGGGACGGCGTGCCCGGCGACGCGGCCAAGGTGAAGGAGATACAGGACCACGTCAAGCAGCTCCTGGCGCCCTACAAGTACCCGAGCGATGTGCGGTTCCAGGACGCCCTGCCGCGCAACACCAGTGGCAAACTGCAGCGTTTCAAGCTGCTGCGCGAGGTGCGCCAGGCCCATGACGACGAGCGGGCCACCGAGGCCGTCGCCGAGAGTTGA
- a CDS encoding acyl-CoA thioesterase, translated as MSGTPPTSAVFTAAVTLKPAQPEHFDLAFTATTQPCPWPKAYGGDLVAQAAAAAMRSVTDGKSLHSMHSYFLRPADIGAEVRYEVEVVRDGRGYSTRQVRGYQNGRTLYVCLAGFAAGEAGAAFHTAFADDVPDPETLPGSAEYLAERDGGSMTKESKAYWSGGRGFDMRHVPGPVYLTVEGERLPHQAVWLRPFDPLRPVDGLTDAQRDLAALAYVCDYTILEPVLRVLDLPWARPGLVTASLDHAMWFHRPGPLGDWLLYVQEAVAADAGRGLGTGRFFTRDHRHLATVVQEGLIRPA; from the coding sequence ATGTCCGGGACGCCCCCCACCTCGGCCGTCTTCACCGCCGCCGTCACCCTGAAGCCCGCCCAGCCCGAGCATTTCGACCTCGCCTTCACCGCCACGACCCAGCCCTGCCCCTGGCCCAAGGCATACGGCGGCGATCTGGTCGCCCAGGCCGCGGCCGCGGCCATGCGGTCGGTGACCGACGGCAAGTCGCTGCACTCGATGCACAGTTACTTCCTGCGGCCCGCCGACATCGGGGCCGAGGTGCGCTACGAGGTGGAGGTGGTGCGCGACGGGCGCGGCTACAGCACCCGGCAGGTGCGCGGCTATCAGAACGGTAGAACGCTGTATGTGTGCCTGGCCGGCTTCGCGGCGGGCGAGGCCGGCGCGGCCTTCCACACCGCGTTCGCCGACGATGTGCCCGATCCGGAGACCCTGCCCGGCTCGGCGGAGTACCTCGCGGAGCGCGACGGCGGGTCCATGACCAAGGAGTCCAAGGCGTACTGGTCCGGCGGTCGCGGCTTCGACATGCGGCATGTCCCCGGCCCGGTCTATCTCACCGTCGAGGGAGAACGCCTGCCGCACCAGGCGGTCTGGCTGAGGCCCTTCGACCCGCTCCGCCCGGTCGACGGGCTGACCGACGCCCAACGGGACCTGGCCGCCCTGGCGTACGTCTGCGACTACACGATCCTCGAACCCGTGCTGCGCGTGCTCGACCTGCCCTGGGCCAGGCCCGGGCTGGTCACCGCCAGCCTCGACCACGCGATGTGGTTCCACCGTCCGGGGCCGCTGGGCGACTGGCTGCTCTACGTCCAGGAAGCCGTCGCCGCCGACGCGGGCCGCGGCCTGGGCACGGGCCGCTTCTTCACCCGCGATCACCGCCACCTGGCAACCGTCGTCCAGGAGGGCCTGATCCGCCCCGCCTGA
- a CDS encoding bifunctional salicylyl-CoA 5-hydroxylase/oxidoreductase produces MNIAIIGGGPGGLYFAALMKQLDPAHEITVWERNAPDDTFGFGVVFSDETLGGIENADTTIAEAMARRFARWTDIDIHYRGESHTVGGQGFAAMSRKELLRLLQERCRDLGVTLRFSTVAPDTEWLRASYDLVVGADGVNSSVRAAHADVFRPTLDRRHSKYMWLGTDRVFEAFQFFVEQTEWGVVQVHGYPYSDTGSTFIVEMHEDVWRRAGFDATDRADGAPGASDERAVARVRELFADALDGHRLFANNSKWLNFTTVRNERWHHGNLVLIGDAAHSAHFSIGSGTKLAMEDALALAACLHEHPVAERALTAYEAERRPVVESTQRAAQGSLEWFENIGMYARQEPTQFCFNLLTRSRRITYDNLRTRDPDFADQVDTAFAAAQGLDTVAPAMFQPYRLGRLELKNRVIVSPMDMYSAVDGVPGDFHLVHLGSKAMGGAGLVMTEMVCVSPEGRITPGCTGLWNGEQRDSWRRIVSYVHERSTARIGLQLGHSGRKGSTRLMWEGMDEPLPEGNWDTVGPSALPYGPGCAVPREVTRADMDRIAADFVAAARRGAEAGFDLLELHCAHGYLLSSFLSPVANHRTDAYGGPLENRLRFPLEVFDAVREAWPAERPVIVRISATDWVPDGNTEHDAVEIARAFIAHGADAIDVSSGQVTKDERPAFGRSYQTPFADRIRHEVAAATGTAVIAVGAIASYDDVNSLLLAGRADLCAVGRTHLYDPHWTLHAAAEQEYRGPGAEWPVPFGAGRRKPPAARTDAVRPRLSLLRSDPADQAVHLRWTPAPAPAPAPVS; encoded by the coding sequence GTGAACATCGCGATCATCGGCGGCGGTCCCGGCGGGCTGTACTTCGCGGCCCTGATGAAACAGCTCGACCCCGCCCACGAGATCACCGTCTGGGAACGCAACGCCCCCGACGACACGTTCGGCTTCGGCGTCGTGTTCTCCGACGAGACGCTCGGCGGCATCGAGAACGCCGACACCACCATCGCCGAGGCCATGGCCCGGCGCTTCGCCCGCTGGACCGACATCGACATCCACTACCGGGGCGAGAGCCACACCGTCGGCGGCCAGGGCTTCGCCGCCATGAGCCGCAAGGAGCTGCTCCGCCTGCTCCAGGAGCGCTGCCGTGACCTCGGCGTCACCCTGCGCTTCTCGACCGTCGCGCCGGACACCGAGTGGCTGCGCGCGTCGTACGACCTGGTGGTGGGGGCCGACGGGGTCAACTCCTCGGTGCGGGCGGCCCACGCGGACGTCTTCCGCCCCACCCTGGACCGCCGGCACAGCAAGTACATGTGGCTCGGCACGGACCGGGTCTTCGAGGCGTTCCAGTTCTTCGTCGAGCAGACCGAATGGGGGGTCGTGCAGGTGCACGGCTACCCCTACTCCGACACCGGCTCCACCTTCATCGTCGAGATGCACGAGGACGTCTGGCGGCGGGCCGGTTTCGACGCCACCGACCGGGCCGACGGCGCACCGGGCGCCTCCGACGAGCGGGCCGTCGCGCGCGTCCGCGAGCTTTTCGCCGACGCGCTCGACGGCCACCGGCTGTTCGCCAACAACTCCAAGTGGCTGAACTTCACGACCGTACGCAACGAGCGCTGGCACCACGGCAACCTCGTGCTCATCGGGGACGCCGCCCACAGCGCGCACTTCTCCATCGGCTCGGGCACCAAGCTGGCGATGGAGGACGCGCTCGCCCTCGCGGCCTGTCTGCACGAACACCCGGTCGCCGAGCGGGCGTTGACCGCTTATGAGGCCGAGCGGCGCCCGGTCGTGGAGTCCACCCAGCGGGCGGCGCAGGGCTCGCTGGAGTGGTTCGAGAACATCGGGATGTACGCCCGCCAGGAGCCGACCCAGTTCTGCTTCAACCTGCTGACCCGCTCCCGCCGCATCACCTACGACAACCTGCGCACCCGCGACCCCGACTTCGCCGACCAGGTCGACACCGCCTTCGCCGCCGCGCAGGGCCTCGACACGGTGGCACCGGCGATGTTCCAGCCGTACCGGCTGGGGCGGCTGGAGCTGAAGAACCGGGTGATCGTCTCGCCGATGGACATGTACTCCGCGGTCGACGGCGTACCCGGCGACTTCCACCTCGTCCACCTCGGCTCCAAGGCCATGGGCGGCGCCGGACTGGTGATGACCGAGATGGTGTGCGTCTCGCCCGAGGGCCGCATCACACCCGGCTGCACGGGCCTGTGGAACGGCGAGCAGCGCGATTCCTGGCGGCGGATCGTGTCCTACGTCCATGAGCGGAGCACCGCCCGCATCGGCCTCCAGCTCGGCCACTCGGGCCGCAAGGGCTCGACCCGGCTGATGTGGGAGGGCATGGACGAACCGCTGCCGGAGGGCAACTGGGACACCGTCGGCCCGTCCGCGCTGCCGTACGGCCCCGGCTGCGCGGTTCCGCGCGAGGTCACCCGCGCGGATATGGACCGGATCGCCGCGGACTTCGTCGCCGCCGCCCGCCGGGGTGCCGAGGCCGGGTTCGACCTGCTCGAACTGCACTGCGCCCACGGCTACTTGCTGTCCTCCTTCCTCTCACCGGTCGCCAACCACCGCACCGACGCGTACGGCGGCCCGCTGGAGAACCGGCTGCGTTTCCCCCTGGAGGTCTTCGACGCCGTGCGGGAGGCGTGGCCCGCGGAGCGGCCGGTGATCGTGCGCATCTCCGCCACCGACTGGGTGCCGGACGGCAACACCGAGCATGACGCCGTCGAGATCGCCCGCGCTTTCATCGCACACGGGGCGGACGCCATCGACGTGTCCTCCGGGCAGGTCACCAAGGACGAGCGCCCCGCCTTCGGCCGCTCCTACCAGACCCCGTTCGCCGACCGCATCCGCCATGAGGTCGCCGCCGCGACCGGCACCGCCGTCATCGCGGTCGGCGCGATCGCCTCGTACGACGACGTCAACTCCCTGCTGCTGGCGGGCCGCGCCGATCTGTGCGCCGTGGGGCGCACCCATCTGTACGACCCGCACTGGACGCTGCACGCGGCGGCCGAACAGGAGTACCGGGGCCCGGGCGCCGAGTGGCCGGTGCCGTTCGGCGCGGGCCGCCGCAAGCCCCCGGCCGCGCGCACCGACGCCGTACGGCCCCGGCTGTCCCTGCTCCGGTCCGACCCCGCCGACCAGGCCGTTCATCTGCGCTGGACCCCGGCCCCGGCCCCGGCACCCGCGCCCGTTTCCTGA